A region from the Silene latifolia isolate original U9 population chromosome 7, ASM4854445v1, whole genome shotgun sequence genome encodes:
- the LOC141590155 gene encoding uncharacterized protein LOC141590155 — translation MEDIQATGALFTWSNKQEPVDRVYSRLDRAMGNIEWMESFGDYLAHFHPLDCLITLLVQYLTGRVRKYRGTKMFHIIKKLKDLKPVLKSLNKTCFSDIETSYNLTVLLLEKIQKDLIITPGNIDLMQQEYDVAQELKELLAARDSFLIQKAKLQWSLEGDINTAYFHNSIRKRMMQNKVLTNEY, via the exons ATGGAGGATATTCAGGCTACTGGGGCTCTTTTTACATGGTCAAACAAACAGGAACCAGTGGATAGGGTCTATAGTAGGCTTGATAGAGCAATGGGGAATATTGAGTGGATGGAAAGTTTTGGTGACTATCTGGCTCATTTCCACCCCCTAGACTGTTTGATCACTCTCCTTGTACAATATCTGACAGGAAGAGTG AGAAAGTATAGGGGTACAAAGATGTTTCATATTATTAAAAAATTGAAGGATCTCAAGCCAGTACTCAAAAGCTTGAACAAAACTTGTTTCTCAGACATTGAGACTAGTTATAATTTAACTGTTCTTCTGCTGGAGAAAATTCAAAAAGACTTGATTATTACTCCTGGTAATATAGATCTTATGCAGCAAGAATATGATGTGGCACAGGAATTGAAGGAATTACTTGCTGCCAGGGATAGTTTTCTTATTCAAAAGGCAAAGCTTCAATGGTCTTTGGAGGGGGACATCAATACTGCCTATTTTCATAACTCTATCAGAAAGAGAATGATGCAAAACAAAGTGCTGACTAATGAATATTAA